In Pseudoalteromonas sp. '520P1 No. 423', the following proteins share a genomic window:
- the ltrA gene encoding group II intron reverse transcriptase/maturase gives MLSDLNIGTAWQHVKSNKGAPGIDNMKIDEFNAFAVQHWQEIKSKILDETYQPLPVKRVRILKSDGGERLLGIPSVIDRMIQQAISQVITPYFEPLFSSHSYGYRPGKRASQAVSYVQSCVKQGFKTAVDIDLSKFFDEVNHDMLMNRIGRKIKDKSLMRLLGKYLRAGIAEVETGLWFASDKGVPQGGPLSPLLSNILLDELDKKLSNEQLKFARYADDIIILVKTQSKSTQVKKDISHYITKRLKLIENESKSRVGPVSGSKFLGFTFRYAQVKIHDNALKLFK, from the coding sequence ATGCTCAGCGACCTGAACATTGGCACAGCATGGCAACATGTAAAATCCAATAAAGGCGCACCGGGCATTGATAACATGAAAATCGATGAGTTTAACGCGTTTGCTGTGCAACACTGGCAAGAAATTAAATCTAAGATCCTCGATGAGACTTACCAACCTCTTCCGGTTAAACGGGTACGTATTCTCAAATCGGATGGTGGTGAGCGATTACTTGGGATCCCCTCTGTTATCGACAGAATGATCCAACAAGCCATTTCTCAAGTAATAACTCCGTACTTTGAACCACTATTTTCATCTCATAGTTATGGGTATCGCCCGGGTAAAAGAGCAAGTCAGGCAGTAAGTTATGTTCAATCTTGTGTTAAACAAGGTTTTAAGACTGCGGTTGATATTGATTTATCGAAGTTTTTCGATGAAGTAAATCATGACATGTTAATGAACCGCATTGGTCGTAAAATCAAAGATAAATCACTCATGCGACTGCTCGGTAAATATTTACGAGCAGGCATAGCAGAAGTTGAAACCGGTCTTTGGTTTGCATCGGATAAAGGCGTACCGCAAGGTGGGCCACTGTCTCCATTACTATCTAACATTTTATTAGATGAATTGGACAAGAAGCTATCTAATGAGCAACTCAAGTTTGCGCGTTATGCCGATGATATTATCATTTTAGTGAAAACTCAAAGTAAGAGTACTCAAGTCAAAAAGGATATCAGTCATTACATTACCAAACGTTTGAAATTGATTGAAAATGAATCTAAAAGTCGAGTAGGCCCAGTGTCAGGCTCGAAGTTTCTAGGTTTTACCTTTCGTTACGCACAGGTGAAAATACATGACAATGCTTTAAAGTTATTTAAATAG
- a CDS encoding group II intron maturase-specific domain-containing protein, which yields MTLQIHKLTQFLRGWGDYFLIANVYQLAVDLDAWIRRRLRMCYWRQWRKPRTKVRSLIKLGVSEYLAISCGITSTKSRRFRRRTL from the coding sequence ATGACACTACAAATTCATAAACTCACACAATTTTTACGTGGTTGGGGGGATTACTTTTTGATAGCCAATGTTTATCAACTCGCGGTTGATCTAGATGCTTGGATACGACGTCGATTGCGTATGTGTTATTGGCGTCAATGGCGAAAGCCACGAACAAAGGTGAGAAGTTTAATTAAACTAGGAGTGAGTGAATATTTAGCTATTTCATGTGGCATCACAAGTACCAAAAGTAGGCGCTTTAGGCGAAGGACCTTGTAG